The proteins below come from a single Streptococcus canis genomic window:
- a CDS encoding helix-turn-helix domain-containing protein, giving the protein MSAKKTFFASNLKYLRLKKNMEQLELANLLGRKSSSSISEWEKGKYTPKSGLLSDIAAIFDVSLTDLMEEDLTLEGRGVPYHLPQRDLVMISERLSENNYNKWLNFAQDLLQQQDKEDKEPDSH; this is encoded by the coding sequence ATGTCCGCAAAGAAAACTTTTTTTGCAAGTAATTTAAAATATCTTAGATTAAAAAAGAATATGGAACAATTAGAACTTGCTAATCTCTTGGGACGAAAAAGTTCTTCCTCAATTAGTGAATGGGAAAAGGGTAAATACACTCCCAAATCAGGACTCCTAAGTGATATTGCTGCTATTTTTGATGTGAGTTTGACCGATTTAATGGAAGAAGATTTAACCTTGGAAGGCAGGGGCGTTCCTTACCATTTGCCCCAGCGCGACCTGGTCATGATTTCAGAACGCTTATCCGAAAACAACTACAATAAATGGCTGAATTTTGCCCAAGATCTCTTGCAACAACAAGACAAGGAAGACAAGGAACCTGACAGTCATTAA
- a CDS encoding helix-turn-helix domain-containing protein, with the protein MTKSTLKELRVAQRMTQQELSTLTGISVRTIARYEKDIQKLRRAKYEKLKGIAEALTISVDDIFLGIDSDFMN; encoded by the coding sequence GTGACAAAATCAACCTTAAAAGAATTAAGAGTGGCCCAAAGAATGACCCAACAAGAATTATCAACGCTAACAGGTATTTCTGTTCGAACCATCGCTAGATATGAAAAAGATATTCAAAAATTAAGACGGGCTAAATATGAAAAGTTAAAAGGTATCGCAGAAGCATTGACGATTTCTGTTGATGATATTTTTTTAGGGATTGATTCGGATTTTATGAATTAA
- a CDS encoding pyridoxamine 5'-phosphate oxidase family protein, producing the protein MFTEEMKEMIASQLAVVATVDNEGNPNIGPKRSMRLLDDQTLIFNENTGGQTQANIEANGKIEVAYVNRDCLRGYRFCGHAEMVDNGPLFEEAKTWAEGKMGVPKAAGVIHIDAIYSLHSGKEAGKKVSQ; encoded by the coding sequence ATGTTTACAGAAGAAATGAAAGAGATGATTGCCAGCCAATTGGCAGTGGTTGCAACAGTAGATAATGAGGGCAATCCTAATATTGGTCCCAAGCGCTCCATGCGTCTGTTGGATGATCAGACCCTTATTTTTAATGAAAATACAGGTGGTCAGACCCAAGCTAATATCGAAGCTAACGGCAAGATCGAAGTGGCTTATGTGAACCGTGATTGTTTGAGGGGCTACCGTTTTTGTGGTCATGCAGAAATGGTTGACAATGGGCCTCTTTTTGAAGAAGCAAAAACCTGGGCCGAAGGTAAAATGGGAGTGCCAAAGGCAGCTGGTGTGATTCACATTGATGCTATTTACAGCCTTCATTCAGGAAAAGAAGCTGGTAAAAAAGTCAGCCAGTAA
- a CDS encoding Xaa-Pro dipeptidyl-peptidase: MKYNQFSYIPTSTEKALEELHSLGFELSIEKSPKDNMEVFLRRLFFHFKNTDYPISQLIASDSVDLLSFLESKAPLTRDVFELIVLQLLGFIPNVDFTSAKDFVKRIAFPINFDSKNIINPLHHLLATRMKSGMTLIDHLVSQGLLPMDNHYHYFNGKSLATFDTNDLIREVVYVETPVDTDEDGKLDLIKVNIIRPKTSQTLPTVMTASPYHEGVNEVANDKRLYKMEADLTVKEPHTISISRVDFMPFKTKPAEVPVTESQESFSYISSYTLNDYFLARGFANIYVSGIGTAGSAGFMTSGDYNQIASFKAVIDWLNSRANGFTSHKREAQVKADWSNGLVATTGKSYLGTMSTGLATTGVDGLAVIIAEAAISSWYDYYRENGLVCSPGGYPGEDLDVLTELTYSRNLRAGDYLYHNSYYEILLRNQTRALKRESGDYNQFWHDRNYVQEAKHINCEVVYTHGLQDWNVKPRQVYNIFNHLPETVGKHLFLHQGQHVYMHNWQSIDFRESMNALLCQKMLGIDNGFQLEKIIWQDNQKEQSWQVLEQFGSSHQQQFPLGKDLVLIDNHYCEEDFTRFGKSFQTFKKALFDAKTNQAHVDIILEEDLPINGEIILQLKLKSSENKGILSAQILDYGKKKRFTDLPENLELTSIDNGQNFSREALKELPFKDSPYRVITKGVMNLQNRNDLLTVEIIPNDDWMTVNFHLHPSIYHLEKGDTLRILLYTTDFEHTIRDNSNYALTIDLSQSQLIVPVEAN; this comes from the coding sequence ATGAAATACAATCAGTTTTCTTACATCCCTACTTCCACAGAAAAAGCTTTGGAAGAGCTCCATTCTTTAGGATTTGAATTGAGCATAGAAAAAAGTCCGAAAGACAATATGGAAGTTTTTCTGCGTAGGCTATTTTTTCATTTTAAAAACACGGATTACCCTATCAGTCAGTTAATTGCCAGTGACTCTGTGGACCTTCTTTCTTTTTTGGAGTCCAAGGCTCCTCTAACCAGAGATGTTTTTGAATTGATTGTCTTGCAACTTCTTGGTTTTATCCCAAACGTGGATTTCACATCAGCCAAGGACTTTGTCAAAAGGATTGCTTTTCCGATTAACTTCGATAGCAAAAATATCATCAATCCTTTGCACCACTTGCTAGCCACCCGTATGAAATCTGGTATGACCCTAATTGACCATTTGGTCAGCCAAGGGCTTTTACCAATGGATAATCACTACCACTATTTTAACGGTAAATCTCTGGCTACGTTTGATACAAATGACTTGATTCGGGAAGTCGTCTATGTCGAAACCCCTGTTGATACTGATGAAGATGGCAAACTGGACTTAATCAAAGTCAATATTATTCGTCCCAAAACCAGCCAAACGTTACCAACAGTGATGACTGCCAGCCCTTACCATGAAGGGGTTAACGAAGTTGCTAATGACAAGCGACTTTACAAGATGGAAGCCGACTTAACTGTCAAGGAACCCCACACCATTTCTATTTCACGCGTTGACTTCATGCCCTTTAAAACAAAACCAGCTGAAGTGCCCGTTACAGAAAGTCAAGAAAGCTTCAGTTACATTAGTTCTTATACCCTCAATGACTACTTCCTAGCCCGTGGGTTTGCCAATATCTATGTTTCTGGTATTGGAACCGCTGGATCTGCAGGTTTTATGACCAGCGGTGACTACAATCAAATTGCTAGCTTTAAAGCTGTGATTGACTGGTTGAATAGCAGAGCAAATGGCTTTACCAGCCACAAGCGTGAGGCCCAAGTCAAGGCCGATTGGTCAAATGGACTCGTTGCTACTACTGGAAAATCTTATCTCGGTACCATGTCAACGGGGCTTGCAACCACAGGTGTTGATGGTTTAGCTGTTATTATTGCTGAAGCAGCCATCTCTTCTTGGTATGACTATTACCGTGAAAATGGTTTGGTCTGCAGCCCCGGTGGTTACCCTGGCGAAGACTTGGACGTTCTGACTGAACTAACCTACTCCCGTAACTTACGAGCTGGTGACTACCTCTATCACAATAGCTATTATGAAATTTTATTACGAAACCAAACACGAGCCCTTAAACGTGAATCTGGAGACTATAACCAGTTTTGGCATGACCGCAATTACGTGCAAGAGGCAAAGCATATCAATTGTGAGGTGGTTTACACCCACGGACTCCAAGATTGGAATGTCAAACCAAGGCAAGTATATAATATTTTCAACCACCTGCCTGAAACCGTTGGCAAACACCTGTTCCTACACCAAGGGCAACACGTTTATATGCACAATTGGCAGTCTATTGATTTCCGTGAAAGCATGAATGCCCTCCTCTGTCAAAAAATGTTGGGAATTGATAACGGCTTCCAATTGGAAAAAATCATTTGGCAAGATAACCAAAAGGAACAAAGTTGGCAAGTGCTAGAGCAATTTGGTAGCTCACATCAGCAACAATTCCCACTTGGCAAAGACCTTGTTCTCATTGACAATCACTATTGTGAAGAAGACTTTACCCGTTTTGGGAAATCGTTTCAAACCTTCAAAAAAGCATTGTTTGACGCCAAGACCAACCAAGCCCATGTTGACATCATTTTAGAAGAAGACTTGCCAATCAACGGCGAAATCATCTTGCAACTCAAACTGAAATCAAGTGAAAATAAGGGTATTCTCTCAGCCCAAATCTTAGACTATGGTAAGAAAAAACGGTTTACAGATCTACCAGAAAATTTAGAGCTTACTAGTATTGATAACGGTCAAAACTTCTCTCGGGAAGCTCTCAAAGAATTGCCTTTTAAAGACAGTCCTTACCGTGTCATTACCAAAGGTGTGATGAACTTGCAAAACCGCAACGACTTGCTGACTGTTGAAATTATTCCTAATGATGATTGGATGACAGTCAATTTCCATCTACACCCAAGCATCTACCATTTGGAAAAAGGTGATACTCTGAGAATCCTCCTGTACACTACTGATTTTGAACACACCATTCGTGATAACAGCAATTACGCGCTGACCATAGACCTTAGCCAATCACAACTAATTGTCCCAGTTGAAGCAAATTAG
- the gla gene encoding aquaglyceroporin Gla, translated as MDVTWTVKYITEFLATALLIILGNGAVANVDLKGTKGNNSGWVIIALGYGFAVMMPALMFGNVSGNHINPAFTLGLAVSGLFPWAHVAQYIVAQLLGAIFGQLVVVGVYGPYFRKTENPNPVLGSFSTISALDDGTKASQKASLINGFANEFAGSFVLFFGALALTKNFFGAELVGKLIEAGYDKAVATQQVAPYITGSLAVAHIAVGFLVMTLVASLGGPTGPALNPARDLGPRLVHHFLPKSVLGQAKGDSKWWYSWVPVIAPIVAAIVAIALFKFLYIK; from the coding sequence ATGGATGTTACATGGACTGTGAAGTATATCACAGAATTTCTTGCGACTGCCTTGCTTATTATCTTGGGGAATGGTGCCGTTGCAAACGTTGACTTAAAAGGAACAAAGGGTAATAACTCAGGTTGGGTTATCATTGCCTTGGGTTATGGTTTTGCGGTGATGATGCCTGCTTTAATGTTTGGTAATGTTTCAGGAAACCACATCAATCCTGCCTTTACTTTGGGTCTTGCTGTTTCAGGCTTATTCCCATGGGCACATGTTGCACAATACATTGTAGCACAACTGCTTGGAGCAATCTTTGGTCAACTTGTTGTTGTTGGTGTTTACGGCCCTTACTTTAGAAAAACAGAAAATCCAAATCCAGTCTTGGGTTCCTTCTCAACCATTTCTGCGCTTGATGACGGTACAAAAGCAAGTCAAAAAGCATCGCTCATCAATGGTTTTGCCAATGAATTTGCAGGGTCATTTGTTCTTTTCTTTGGTGCCCTTGCTCTCACAAAGAACTTCTTTGGTGCAGAATTAGTAGGTAAATTGATTGAAGCTGGTTATGATAAGGCTGTTGCAACTCAACAAGTTGCCCCATACATTACAGGTAGCCTTGCTGTAGCTCACATTGCTGTTGGTTTCTTGGTAATGACATTGGTTGCTTCACTAGGAGGTCCTACTGGACCAGCTCTTAACCCAGCCCGTGACCTTGGTCCTCGCTTGGTTCACCATTTCTTACCAAAATCAGTCCTTGGGCAAGCCAAAGGCGATTCAAAATGGTGGTACTCATGGGTTCCTGTTATCGCACCGATTGTTGCTGCAATTGTTGCTATTGCTCTATTCAAATTCCTTTATATCAAATAA
- a CDS encoding sulfite exporter TauE/SafE family protein, which produces MNEMIILRLIQALLVLAMLFIFLTLVWHLKTQKINPFKRFWTGFWIGLVTDALDTLGIGSFATTTTCFKLTKLVTDDRKLPGTMTVGHVLPVLIQSLCSIFVVKVEVLTLVTMAAAAFIGAYFGTKITKNWHTPTVQRILGCLLIVAAIIMIFRMVFHPGDNLSDAIHGLHGIWLFVGIAFNFTVGVLMTMGLGNYAPELIFFSLMGLSPTVAMPVMMLDAAMIMTASSNQFIKANRVSWEGFAGIVLGGIIGVLLAVFFLTNLDINSLKLLVVLIVIFTGGMLIKSSLNPSIAKKQHH; this is translated from the coding sequence ATGAATGAAATGATTATCCTCAGACTGATACAAGCTTTGCTGGTCTTGGCAATGCTTTTTATTTTCCTAACCTTGGTTTGGCACCTCAAAACTCAAAAAATTAATCCTTTCAAACGTTTTTGGACAGGTTTTTGGATTGGTTTGGTGACCGATGCTCTTGATACTCTTGGTATCGGGTCATTTGCCACAACGACAACTTGTTTTAAATTGACCAAGTTAGTCACTGATGACAGAAAGTTACCCGGAACCATGACTGTTGGTCATGTCCTACCAGTCCTTATTCAGTCACTCTGCTCTATTTTTGTGGTGAAAGTTGAAGTGCTGACCTTAGTAACCATGGCTGCGGCAGCCTTTATTGGAGCCTATTTTGGCACTAAAATTACCAAAAACTGGCATACCCCAACTGTACAACGTATTCTTGGCTGCCTCTTGATTGTGGCAGCTATCATTATGATTTTCCGAATGGTCTTTCACCCAGGAGACAACCTCTCTGATGCTATTCACGGACTTCATGGCATTTGGCTTTTTGTCGGAATCGCCTTTAACTTTACAGTTGGTGTCTTGATGACCATGGGTCTTGGAAATTATGCCCCTGAACTCATTTTCTTCTCGCTGATGGGGCTTAGCCCAACAGTGGCAATGCCTGTTATGATGCTCGATGCCGCTATGATTATGACAGCTTCTAGCAATCAATTTATCAAAGCTAATCGAGTCAGCTGGGAGGGGTTTGCCGGTATTGTTCTTGGTGGGATTATCGGTGTCTTACTAGCTGTTTTCTTCCTAACCAATTTGGATATTAATAGCTTAAAACTTTTAGTAGTTCTTATTGTCATCTTTACAGGCGGCATGTTAATCAAGTCGTCACTTAATCCCTCTATTGCTAAGAAGCAACACCATTAA
- a CDS encoding CppA N-terminal domain-containing protein yields the protein MALFENIVFKTPVLRVNNRDLNIAFYQKNLGLRLVSEENAIAIFSSWGPGQEQFVIEESPSVRTRAVEGPKKVNTIVMKTNQPKEIEQLLAHGAHYDTLFKGQNGYAFETVSPEGDRFLLHAEDDIKSLEGAELPSFEKDMAFKGLSQFSFDIIVLNVPSEEQSKRFYHGLFGEHLPVAMDFIQEEGPDLTIDPHIVWDLEILEFQVPADYDMPALKMHLEEAGHAVYADKKHKVLVISDPSQIEIWFTK from the coding sequence ATGGCTTTATTTGAAAATATTGTCTTTAAGACCCCAGTATTACGTGTCAATAATCGTGATCTCAATATCGCTTTCTATCAAAAAAATCTAGGGCTCCGTTTGGTGTCAGAGGAAAATGCGATTGCAATTTTTTCATCTTGGGGACCAGGACAAGAACAATTTGTAATTGAAGAATCTCCTTCAGTTAGAACACGTGCCGTGGAAGGTCCTAAAAAGGTCAATACGATTGTGATGAAAACGAATCAACCTAAGGAGATTGAGCAGTTATTGGCCCATGGTGCACATTATGATACCCTTTTTAAAGGGCAAAATGGGTATGCCTTTGAAACTGTCTCACCAGAAGGAGATCGCTTTTTATTGCATGCTGAAGATGACATCAAAAGTCTTGAAGGGGCTGAGTTACCATCGTTTGAAAAAGATATGGCCTTTAAGGGATTGAGTCAATTTAGCTTTGACATTATCGTGTTAAACGTTCCAAGTGAAGAACAGTCCAAACGGTTTTACCATGGCTTATTTGGTGAGCACTTACCAGTAGCTATGGATTTTATTCAGGAAGAGGGTCCTGACTTAACCATAGATCCTCATATTGTCTGGGATCTGGAAATTTTAGAATTCCAAGTACCAGCGGATTATGACATGCCAGCTTTAAAAATGCATTTGGAAGAGGCAGGTCATGCGGTTTATGCAGATAAAAAGCATAAGGTTTTAGTGATTTCTGACCCAAGTCAGATAGAAATTTGGTTTACGAAATGA
- a CDS encoding serine hydrolase domain-containing protein has protein sequence MTLGLLKQIEDHIQKGLYRGASLALFQSGQWQDYYFGTTDGHQAVKEGLVYDLASVSKVVGVATVCLFLVNSGALELDLPLKTYYPDMVHEGVTIRQLLTHTSGLDPYIPNRDQLNAQELKASLNHLALKDDRTFHYTDVNFLLLGFMLEEYCGKSLDQLFQEQVFEPFGMTETSFGPRPEAVPTFKGIRDGRVHDPKAKVLGRHAGSAGLFSTVTDLKRFINHHLEDAFSDGLWANYSQEPTPRSLGWSLDGDWISHTGYTGPFIMLNKQEQTAAIFLTNRTYDKDNRPLWIKERRFIRDAIIDDLKKDK, from the coding sequence ATGACCCTTGGCCTCCTGAAACAAATTGAAGACCATATCCAAAAAGGATTGTACAGAGGGGCTAGTCTAGCCCTTTTTCAGTCTGGTCAATGGCAAGACTATTACTTTGGGACAACAGATGGTCATCAGGCTGTCAAAGAAGGCTTGGTTTATGATTTGGCCAGTGTGTCAAAAGTTGTTGGGGTTGCCACGGTCTGTCTGTTTTTGGTGAATAGCGGAGCCCTAGAGCTGGATCTTCCGTTAAAAACTTACTACCCTGATATGGTTCATGAAGGAGTGACGATTCGTCAATTATTGACCCATACCAGTGGCTTGGATCCTTATATCCCTAATCGTGACCAACTCAATGCGCAGGAACTAAAAGCGTCATTAAATCACTTGGCTCTCAAGGACGATAGGACCTTTCATTACACCGATGTTAATTTTCTGCTGCTCGGTTTCATGTTAGAGGAATATTGTGGCAAGTCCCTGGATCAGCTTTTTCAAGAACAGGTCTTTGAGCCCTTTGGCATGACAGAAACTTCCTTTGGGCCACGACCAGAAGCAGTGCCTACCTTCAAAGGAATAAGAGATGGACGGGTTCATGATCCCAAGGCTAAGGTCTTGGGAAGGCATGCAGGCTCAGCAGGCTTGTTTTCAACGGTGACAGATTTGAAGCGGTTTATTAACCATCACTTAGAGGATGCCTTTTCAGATGGCTTATGGGCTAATTATAGTCAAGAACCAACTCCACGTTCGCTAGGATGGAGCCTAGATGGGGATTGGATTAGCCATACAGGTTATACAGGTCCCTTTATCATGCTCAATAAGCAAGAGCAAACAGCAGCTATTTTTTTGACAAATCGGACCTATGACAAGGACAACCGTCCTCTCTGGATTAAGGAACGTCGCTTCATTCGAGACGCTATCATTGACGACTTGAAAAAAGATAAGTGA
- a CDS encoding GNAT family N-acetyltransferase — MIIKQTRNTLTDTYLDAVKIRRQVFIAEQGVPAQLEIDRDEAYCLHFVLYDDKGKPCATCRLLPDPNHKTVTLQRMAVLKGYRGQTLGQQLMTYVLKYAKQQEIERVTLHAQLTAKTFYAKLGFQEEGEIFDEAGIEHITMTQKLA; from the coding sequence ATGATTATCAAACAAACACGAAATACCCTAACTGATACTTATTTGGACGCTGTGAAAATCAGACGTCAAGTCTTTATTGCCGAACAAGGGGTTCCTGCCCAGCTTGAGATTGACCGCGACGAGGCCTACTGCCTCCATTTTGTTCTTTATGATGACAAGGGAAAGCCTTGTGCCACTTGCCGACTGCTGCCTGATCCCAACCATAAAACCGTTACCTTACAACGCATGGCCGTTCTCAAAGGCTACCGTGGTCAAACCTTAGGGCAACAGTTAATGACCTATGTCCTCAAGTATGCCAAACAACAAGAAATTGAGCGTGTCACTCTCCATGCTCAGCTCACTGCCAAAACCTTCTATGCCAAGTTAGGATTCCAAGAAGAGGGAGAGATTTTTGACGAAGCAGGGATTGAGCATATTACCATGACCCAAAAACTAGCCTAG
- the pflB gene encoding formate C-acetyltransferase: MATVKTNSDVFEKAWEGFKGTDWKEKASVSRFVQANYTPYDGDESFLAGVTERSLHIKKVIEETKAHYEATRFPYDTRPTSIAGIPAGYIDKDQELIVGIQNDELFKLNFMPKGGIRMAETTLKENGYEPDPAVHEIFTKYVTTVNDGIFRAYTSNIRRARHAHTVTGLPDAYSRGRIIGVYARLALYGADYLMQEKVNDWNAITEIDEESIRLREEVNLQYQALGEVVKLGDLYGVDVRRPAENVKEAIQWVNIAFMAVCRVINGAATSLGRVPIVLDIFAERDLARGTFTESEIQEFVDDFVLKLRTVKFGRTKAYDALYSGDPTFITTSMAGMGNDGRHRVTKMDYRFLNTLDNIGNSPEPNLTVLWTDKLPEAFRRYCMKMSHKHSSIQYEGVTTMAKEGYGEMSCISCCVSPLDPENEEQRHNIQYFGARVNVLKALLTGLNGGYDDVHKDYKVFNVVEPITSEILEYDEVMANFEKSLDWLTDTYVDALNIIHYMTDKYNYEAVQMAFLPTHQRANMGFGICGFANTVDTLSAIKYATVKTIRDENGYIYDYEVIGDFPRYGEDDDRVDDIAKWLMEAYHTRLASHKLYKNAEASVSLLTITSNVAYSKQTGNSPVHRGVFLNEDGTVNTSQVEFFSPGANPSNKAKGGWLQNLNSLAKLEFSHANDGISLTTQVSPRALGKTFDEQVDNLVTVLDGYFENGGQHVNLNVMDLNDVYDKIMNGEDVIVRISGYCVNTKYLTPEQKTELTQRVFHEVLSMDDAAEAISKK; encoded by the coding sequence ATGGCAACTGTTAAAACTAACTCAGATGTTTTCGAAAAAGCTTGGGAAGGCTTTAAGGGAACTGACTGGAAAGAAAAAGCAAGTGTATCACGTTTCGTCCAAGCTAACTACACTCCATATGATGGCGACGAATCTTTCTTAGCTGGAGTTACTGAACGTTCACTTCACATCAAAAAAGTTATCGAGGAAACAAAAGCCCACTATGAAGCTACTCGTTTCCCATATGACACTCGCCCAACATCAATTGCTGGTATCCCTGCTGGATATATTGACAAAGACCAAGAATTGATTGTCGGTATCCAAAACGATGAGTTGTTTAAATTGAACTTCATGCCAAAAGGTGGTATCCGCATGGCGGAAACAACGCTGAAAGAAAATGGTTATGAACCAGACCCAGCAGTACATGAAATCTTCACTAAATATGTAACAACTGTTAACGACGGTATCTTCCGTGCTTACACCTCAAACATCCGTCGTGCCCGCCACGCTCATACTGTAACTGGTCTTCCAGATGCTTACTCACGTGGACGTATCATCGGTGTTTACGCACGTCTTGCCCTTTACGGTGCAGACTACTTGATGCAAGAAAAAGTCAACGACTGGAATGCTATCACTGAAATCGATGAAGAATCAATCCGTCTTCGCGAAGAAGTTAACCTCCAATACCAAGCCCTTGGTGAAGTAGTTAAACTCGGTGACCTTTATGGTGTTGATGTTCGTCGTCCAGCAGAAAACGTTAAAGAAGCTATCCAATGGGTGAACATTGCTTTCATGGCTGTATGTCGTGTCATCAACGGTGCTGCAACATCACTTGGACGTGTGCCAATCGTTCTTGACATCTTTGCTGAACGTGACCTTGCTCGTGGTACCTTTACAGAATCAGAAATCCAAGAATTCGTAGATGACTTCGTGCTTAAACTTCGTACGGTGAAATTTGGACGTACTAAAGCTTACGACGCCCTTTACTCAGGTGACCCAACATTCATCACAACTTCTATGGCTGGTATGGGTAACGATGGCCGTCACCGTGTAACTAAGATGGACTACCGTTTCTTGAACACGCTTGATAATATCGGTAACTCTCCAGAACCAAACTTGACTGTTCTTTGGACTGATAAATTGCCAGAAGCATTCCGTCGCTACTGTATGAAAATGAGCCACAAACACTCTTCTATCCAATACGAAGGTGTCACAACAATGGCTAAAGAAGGTTACGGCGAAATGTCATGTATTTCATGCTGTGTGTCACCACTTGACCCAGAAAATGAAGAACAACGTCATAACATCCAATACTTCGGTGCTCGTGTAAACGTGCTTAAAGCCCTTCTTACTGGACTTAACGGTGGTTACGATGATGTTCACAAAGACTACAAAGTATTTAACGTTGTTGAGCCAATCACATCAGAAATTCTTGAGTACGACGAAGTTATGGCTAACTTTGAAAAATCTCTTGACTGGTTGACAGATACTTACGTAGATGCCCTTAACATCATTCATTACATGACTGATAAATACAACTACGAAGCTGTTCAAATGGCCTTCTTGCCAACACACCAACGTGCGAACATGGGATTCGGTATCTGTGGTTTCGCTAATACGGTTGATACCTTGTCAGCTATTAAGTACGCAACCGTTAAAACTATCCGCGACGAAAATGGTTACATCTATGACTACGAAGTTATCGGTGACTTCCCTCGTTACGGTGAAGACGATGACCGTGTAGATGACATTGCGAAGTGGTTGATGGAAGCTTACCACACTCGTCTTGCAAGCCACAAACTTTACAAGAACGCTGAGGCTTCAGTATCACTTCTTACCATCACATCAAACGTTGCTTACTCTAAACAGACTGGTAACTCTCCAGTTCACCGCGGCGTATTCTTGAACGAAGATGGAACAGTTAACACTAGCCAAGTAGAATTCTTCTCACCAGGTGCTAACCCATCCAACAAAGCAAAAGGTGGCTGGTTGCAAAACCTTAACTCACTTGCTAAACTTGAATTCTCACACGCTAACGATGGTATCTCATTGACTACTCAAGTATCACCTCGTGCTCTTGGTAAAACATTTGACGAACAAGTTGACAACTTGGTAACAGTTCTTGATGGTTACTTTGAAAATGGTGGTCAACACGTTAACTTGAACGTTATGGACCTTAACGATGTTTATGACAAAATCATGAACGGCGAAGACGTTATCGTGCGTATCTCTGGTTACTGTGTCAACACTAAATACCTTACACCAGAACAAAAAACTGAATTAACGCAACGTGTCTTCCACGAAGTGCTTTCAATGGACGATGCTGCTGAAGCAATCTCAAAAAAATAA
- the dinB gene encoding DNA polymerase IV, which yields MLIFPLINDTSRKIIHIDMDAFFAAVEERDNPILRGKPVVIGKDPRETGGRGVVSTCNYEARKYGIHSAMSSKEAYERCPKAIFISGNYDKYRSVGHQIRRIFRRYTDLVEPMSIDEAYLDVTDNKLDIKSAVKIAKLIQHDIWQEVGLTCSAGVSYNKFLAKLASDFEKPRGLTLVLPQDALSFLAKLPIEKFHGVGKKSVEKLHDMGIYTGQDLLAVPEMTLIDHFGRFGFDLYRKARGISHSPVKPDRIRKSIGSERTYAKLLYQETDIKAEISKNAKRVAALLQEHKKLGKTVVLKVRYADFTTLTKRVTLTELTREAAQIEQVAADIFDSLIENPVGIRLLGVTMTNLEDKVADISLDL from the coding sequence ATGCTTATTTTTCCACTAATTAATGACACCTCACGAAAAATCATCCATATTGATATGGATGCCTTTTTTGCTGCAGTGGAAGAAAGGGACAACCCTATCTTAAGAGGAAAGCCCGTTGTGATTGGGAAAGATCCAAGAGAAACGGGAGGGCGAGGAGTTGTTTCCACCTGTAATTATGAAGCGAGAAAATATGGCATTCATTCGGCCATGAGCTCTAAGGAAGCTTATGAGCGTTGTCCCAAAGCCATTTTCATTTCAGGAAATTACGATAAGTATCGATCAGTAGGTCACCAGATTCGTCGTATTTTTAGGCGTTATACTGATTTGGTAGAGCCTATGTCTATTGATGAGGCTTATCTGGATGTCACAGATAATAAGCTAGACATCAAATCTGCTGTTAAAATAGCCAAGCTGATTCAACACGATATTTGGCAGGAAGTGGGCTTGACCTGTTCAGCAGGTGTGTCCTATAACAAATTTTTAGCTAAATTGGCAAGTGATTTTGAAAAACCACGTGGTCTCACCCTAGTCTTGCCCCAAGATGCCCTTTCGTTCTTAGCTAAACTCCCCATTGAAAAGTTTCATGGGGTTGGTAAAAAGTCGGTTGAAAAACTGCATGACATGGGGATTTATACAGGACAGGATTTGTTAGCAGTTCCTGAAATGACCTTGATTGACCATTTTGGACGTTTTGGTTTTGACCTCTATCGAAAAGCTAGGGGCATCAGCCATTCTCCCGTCAAGCCTGATCGGATACGCAAGTCAATTGGCAGTGAGAGGACGTACGCCAAGCTCCTTTATCAAGAAACAGACATCAAGGCAGAAATCAGTAAGAATGCTAAGCGTGTGGCAGCTCTCTTACAAGAGCACAAAAAATTAGGTAAAACAGTTGTGCTCAAAGTGCGTTATGCCGATTTTACTACTTTGACTAAGCGAGTAACCCTAACAGAATTGACAAGGGAGGCTGCGCAAATTGAACAAGTTGCTGCTGATATTTTTGATAGCTTAATCGAAAATCCTGTCGGCATTCGTTTGTTGGGAGTGACCATGACCAATTTGGAGGATAAGGTGGCAGACATTTCTTTGGATTTATAG